The Micromonospora sp. WMMD961 genome has a segment encoding these proteins:
- a CDS encoding NHLP family bacteriocin export ABC transporter peptidase/permease/ATPase subunit yields MSAPSTAVPNAPELPRIRRRRVRTPTLIQMEAVECGAAALGILLAHHGRHVPLEELRRVCGVSRDGSTAATVLKGARRYGMVAKGFQMDLAGLATVALPAVLFWRFEHFVVLEGLGRKVFINDPATGPRAVSWEEFDGAFTGIVLTMQPGPEFRAGGTRYRLVRALAQRWRGPGTAIAQMLLLGLLIAVVGLTIPVLAQVFVDRVLLQEDRAAFAGLVAAVAVATVLTFLASLLQQRLTVRAETALALASAARFFRHLLRLPPSFFDQRQAADLGQRVRGNDVVAEVLTRRAATTVVDTGLVLAYGALLCQYDLLLGLCAVVLAGLNVSVLRYVASTRSTAVAGLQADRSKLVTTVYTTVQLIETVKAGGEEERAVARFAARHATVASRQQRLGVPTAVLSVLPAFLASGTTAVLLGLGSRQVVAEAMTVGVLVAMQSLAVAMNRPLGNLTALGSRLQDMSADLNRLRDVERYPLPSAEERPARPLAPMEGHLRIEKVTFGYNPLGRPLLEDFSLDLPPGARVALVGRSGSGKSTVGRLVAGLYRPWNGRVTVDGLDRPGTDDGLWAATVAMVDQDQRLFEGTVRDNVTMWDLTVADEDVVTALTDACLYDDVAARPGGLASPVRENARNFSGGQRQRLEIARALVRNPRVLVLDEATSALDAETERRIDMHLRRRGATCLIVAHRLSTVRDCDLIVVLDGGREVERGTHEQLVARDGAYARLVRDQ; encoded by the coding sequence ATGAGCGCGCCGTCGACAGCGGTCCCCAACGCACCGGAGCTGCCCCGGATCCGGCGTCGACGGGTCCGCACGCCCACCCTGATCCAGATGGAGGCGGTGGAGTGCGGCGCCGCCGCGCTGGGAATCCTGCTCGCCCACCACGGCCGGCACGTGCCGCTGGAGGAGTTGCGCCGGGTGTGCGGCGTGAGCCGGGACGGCTCCACCGCGGCCACCGTACTCAAGGGCGCCCGCCGGTACGGGATGGTGGCCAAGGGCTTCCAGATGGACCTCGCCGGCCTGGCCACGGTGGCACTGCCGGCGGTGCTGTTCTGGCGGTTCGAGCACTTCGTGGTGTTGGAGGGGCTCGGTCGCAAGGTCTTCATCAACGACCCGGCCACCGGCCCCCGTGCGGTGAGCTGGGAGGAGTTCGACGGCGCCTTCACCGGCATCGTGCTCACCATGCAACCCGGGCCGGAGTTCCGTGCGGGCGGCACCCGCTACCGACTGGTCCGGGCGCTGGCCCAGCGGTGGCGCGGCCCGGGGACGGCGATCGCGCAGATGCTGCTGCTCGGACTGCTGATCGCCGTGGTCGGCCTGACCATCCCGGTGCTGGCCCAGGTCTTCGTCGACCGGGTGCTGCTGCAGGAGGACCGGGCCGCGTTCGCCGGCCTGGTGGCGGCGGTGGCGGTGGCCACCGTGCTGACCTTCCTGGCCAGCCTGCTCCAGCAACGCCTGACCGTACGCGCGGAGACGGCGCTCGCGCTCGCCAGCGCCGCCCGGTTCTTCCGACATCTGCTGCGGCTGCCGCCGTCGTTCTTCGACCAGCGGCAGGCCGCCGACCTCGGCCAGCGGGTCCGCGGCAACGACGTGGTCGCCGAGGTGCTCACCCGCCGCGCGGCCACCACAGTGGTGGACACCGGCCTGGTGTTGGCGTACGGGGCGCTGCTCTGTCAGTACGACCTGCTGCTCGGACTGTGCGCGGTGGTCCTCGCCGGGTTGAACGTCAGCGTGCTGCGGTACGTCGCCTCGACCCGGTCGACCGCCGTCGCCGGACTCCAGGCGGACCGCAGCAAGCTGGTGACCACCGTGTACACCACGGTCCAGCTGATCGAGACGGTGAAGGCCGGCGGCGAGGAGGAGCGGGCGGTGGCCCGGTTCGCGGCGCGGCACGCCACCGTCGCCTCCCGCCAGCAGCGGCTGGGGGTGCCCACCGCGGTGCTCTCCGTCCTGCCCGCGTTCCTCGCCTCGGGGACCACCGCGGTGCTGCTCGGGTTGGGCAGCCGGCAGGTCGTGGCGGAGGCGATGACGGTCGGCGTGCTGGTCGCCATGCAGAGCCTGGCCGTCGCGATGAACCGACCGTTGGGCAACCTCACCGCGCTGGGCTCGCGGCTGCAGGACATGAGCGCCGACCTCAACCGGCTGCGTGACGTGGAGCGATACCCTCTGCCGTCCGCCGAGGAACGACCCGCCCGACCGTTGGCGCCGATGGAGGGGCATCTGCGCATCGAGAAGGTCACCTTCGGCTACAACCCGCTGGGTCGCCCACTGCTGGAGGACTTCAGCCTGGACCTGCCGCCGGGCGCCCGGGTGGCGCTCGTCGGGCGGTCGGGCAGTGGCAAGTCGACGGTGGGCCGGTTGGTCGCCGGGCTCTACCGTCCGTGGAACGGCCGGGTCACCGTGGACGGCCTCGACCGGCCGGGCACGGACGACGGCCTCTGGGCGGCCACGGTCGCCATGGTGGACCAGGACCAGCGGCTCTTCGAGGGGACGGTCCGGGACAACGTCACCATGTGGGACCTCACCGTCGCCGACGAGGACGTCGTCACCGCGCTGACCGACGCGTGCCTCTACGACGATGTCGCGGCCCGCCCGGGCGGCCTGGCAAGTCCGGTACGGGAGAACGCCCGCAACTTCTCCGGTGGCCAGCGGCAGCGACTCGAGATCGCCCGCGCGCTCGTCCGCAACCCCCGGGTGCTGGTCCTCGACGAGGCCACCAGCGCGCTGGACGCCGAGACCGAACGCCGGATCGACATGCATCTGCGCCGGCGGGGGGCGACCTGCCTCATCGTGGCCCACCGCCTGTCCACGGTCCGCGACTGTGACCTGATCGTCGTGTTGGACGGCGGTCGGGAGGTGGAGCGCGGCACCCACGAGCAACTGGTCGCCCGGGACGGGGCGTACGCGCGGCTGGTCCGGGACCAGTGA
- a CDS encoding TOMM precursor leader peptide-binding protein: MWRPRFRSDYAQVRLPDGPLVVLGETRSLIIDDPVAADLADQLDGVEPLADIVTRLATRHPVTAVAAALARLRDHGLLVSGPAGTSPAEAAGWDARGVPPEAGHRWMAEGAVTVVDLGAPRVAETADALRALGLAVTVVGPDATHDVPATAQVLVLPSSMLDARLALINDRHLAAGRAWTLARPHGNVVFLGPHLVPGRTGCWACLRQRWQENEQVNAFLDGQDLGDPPPQPGRAVLPGLATMAAGLLATELAVLAVRGSSPRLTGRMVALDTRDLSTESHQLVRQPQCPACGDPDLVGKAEPRIDLPPSGAQPSRDRDSRTREPAEVYAALAHHVSRYLGVVSRLTPLEPTDNGVTHTYSAGHNFAQPRQLAGLRRNLRGQSGGKGRTDLQARMSAIGEAVERYCGVWRGDRPVHRATYRQLGPDRAVHLRELLLFSQRQYADRDRLNRDLGHLHRVPRPLGDEVELDWTTGWSLTRRTPRELPAAYCWYGHPELTGLGVCSADSNGCAAGGNLSEAILQGFCELVERDSVALWWYHRSRMPGVDLASFADPWTAACVDHHATVLGRELWALDLTADLGVPAFAAVSRRADGGPEDVLVGFGAHLDARVALTRALTEVNQFLPAVPGPTSARNRYGVDDPDTARWFGTVRVADQPWLSPDPTRAHRTAADHPPLTTGDVGDDVRHCVRRAELAGLEVIVVDQSRPDVDLAVVKVVVPGLRHFWRRLGPGRLWDVPAHLGRGPLAADEASANPLNVFF; encoded by the coding sequence ATGTGGCGTCCGCGCTTCCGATCGGACTACGCGCAGGTACGGCTGCCCGACGGCCCACTGGTGGTGCTGGGGGAGACCCGCAGCCTGATCATCGACGACCCGGTCGCCGCGGACCTGGCCGACCAGCTCGACGGCGTCGAGCCGCTGGCCGACATCGTGACCCGGCTGGCCACCCGGCACCCGGTCACCGCCGTCGCCGCCGCCCTCGCCCGGCTACGCGACCACGGGCTGCTGGTGTCCGGTCCGGCGGGCACCTCACCGGCGGAGGCCGCCGGATGGGACGCCCGCGGTGTCCCACCCGAGGCCGGGCACCGGTGGATGGCCGAGGGAGCCGTCACCGTCGTCGACCTCGGAGCGCCCCGGGTGGCGGAGACCGCCGACGCGCTGCGCGCCCTCGGTCTGGCCGTCACTGTGGTCGGACCGGACGCGACGCACGACGTGCCGGCCACCGCACAGGTGCTGGTGCTGCCGTCGTCGATGCTCGACGCCCGGCTGGCCCTGATCAACGACCGTCACCTGGCCGCCGGTCGCGCGTGGACCCTTGCCCGGCCGCACGGCAACGTCGTCTTCCTCGGTCCGCACCTGGTGCCGGGTCGCACCGGCTGCTGGGCCTGCCTGCGGCAACGGTGGCAGGAGAACGAACAGGTGAACGCCTTCCTCGACGGGCAGGACCTGGGCGATCCGCCGCCGCAGCCCGGCCGCGCGGTCCTGCCCGGACTGGCCACCATGGCCGCCGGGCTGCTCGCCACCGAACTCGCCGTGCTCGCCGTCCGGGGCTCGTCGCCCCGCCTCACCGGACGAATGGTCGCGCTGGACACCCGCGACCTGAGCACCGAGAGCCACCAGCTCGTACGCCAGCCGCAGTGCCCCGCCTGCGGCGACCCGGACCTCGTCGGCAAGGCCGAGCCACGGATCGACCTGCCGCCGAGTGGTGCACAACCCAGCCGCGACCGGGACTCCCGCACCCGGGAACCGGCGGAGGTGTACGCCGCTCTCGCCCACCACGTCAGCCGGTACCTGGGCGTGGTGAGTCGGCTGACCCCGCTGGAGCCGACCGACAACGGCGTCACCCACACCTACTCGGCCGGGCACAACTTCGCCCAGCCCCGCCAACTCGCCGGGTTGCGCCGCAACCTGCGCGGGCAGAGCGGTGGTAAGGGCCGGACCGACCTGCAGGCCCGGATGAGCGCGATCGGGGAGGCGGTGGAACGCTACTGCGGGGTGTGGCGCGGCGACCGCCCGGTGCACCGGGCGACCTACCGGCAGCTCGGTCCGGACCGCGCGGTGCACCTGCGGGAACTGCTGCTGTTCTCGCAACGCCAGTACGCCGACCGGGACCGGCTCAACCGCGACCTGGGCCACCTGCACCGCGTTCCCCGCCCGCTGGGTGACGAGGTGGAGCTGGACTGGACCACGGGCTGGTCGCTGACCCGGCGGACACCACGCGAGCTGCCCGCCGCGTACTGCTGGTACGGGCATCCGGAGCTGACCGGGCTCGGGGTGTGCTCGGCGGACTCCAACGGGTGCGCCGCCGGCGGCAACCTGTCCGAGGCGATCCTGCAGGGTTTCTGCGAACTCGTGGAGCGGGACAGCGTGGCACTGTGGTGGTACCACCGCTCCCGGATGCCCGGGGTGGACCTCGCCTCGTTCGCCGACCCGTGGACCGCCGCCTGCGTCGACCATCACGCCACCGTCCTGGGCCGTGAGCTGTGGGCCCTCGACCTGACCGCCGACCTCGGCGTGCCCGCGTTCGCCGCGGTGTCCCGGAGGGCCGACGGTGGGCCGGAGGACGTCCTGGTCGGCTTCGGCGCGCACCTGGACGCGCGGGTCGCGCTGACCCGGGCGCTCACCGAGGTCAACCAGTTCCTGCCCGCAGTTCCCGGGCCCACCTCGGCGCGCAACCGGTACGGCGTCGACGATCCGGACACCGCCCGTTGGTTCGGCACCGTGCGGGTGGCCGACCAGCCCTGGCTGTCCCCGGACCCCACCCGAGCGCACCGCACCGCCGCGGACCATCCGCCGCTGACCACCGGGGACGTCGGGGACGACGTGCGGCACTGCGTACGCCGGGCGGAGCTGGCCGGTCTGGAGGTGATCGTCGTCGACCAGTCCCGTCCGGACGTCGACCTGGCGGTGGTGAAGGTCGTGGTGCCGGGCCTACGGCATTTCTGGCGGCGGCTCGGTCCCGGCCGGCTGTGGGACGTGCCGGCCCACCTCGGCCGAGGTCCGCTGGCCGCCGACGAGGCGTCGGCCAATCCGCTGAACGTCTTCTTCTAG
- a CDS encoding SagB family peptide dehydrogenase has product MSGSVGGPPIQESYRLRRDAELGLGEDGSLTLRQTRFQLTLERPGMGRRALLLQLAADWVSDVEVGRLISGLEGESRVLAAQLLLRRLLAHSWLERRLQVDDRALLDLVPTGLGRGSLPESRPHTPGVRHRLSRFATLQHEQGRLVAASPLSTLAVGCADVALGAVLVAAVPGVGPDTVARMLGVRPAAAGRVLDELATARILVTEAEFEAECDDAPLAYWSPEELRLHHRSRAGRHALPVGGTYRMRERFAPQPLRRPYDGGRAVELPLPDLATIAKVEPAFSQVVAERRSVREHDDGAPLPLERLAEFLYRSQHTSAVGEAGGQEVGHRPYPGGGGVYELEIYPLVARCAGLDPGLYHYDAVGHRLEPVAGWGAAADRLLAYARAAGAMPRPPQTVLVVTARVQRLMWKYEGMSYAMILKDAGVLTQQMYLVATAMELAPCALGAGDSQAFAELSGLDPLVEPSVADFLLGSRRAAGPPATGGRP; this is encoded by the coding sequence GTGAGCGGCTCCGTCGGCGGTCCGCCGATCCAGGAGTCGTACCGGCTGCGCCGCGACGCGGAACTGGGGCTCGGCGAGGACGGCTCGCTGACCCTGCGGCAGACCCGCTTCCAGCTCACCCTGGAGCGACCGGGCATGGGCCGGCGGGCACTGCTTCTGCAACTCGCCGCCGACTGGGTCAGCGACGTCGAGGTCGGCCGGCTGATCAGCGGCCTGGAGGGGGAGAGCCGGGTGCTGGCCGCGCAGTTGCTGCTGCGCCGGCTGCTCGCCCACTCCTGGCTGGAGCGCCGCCTCCAGGTCGACGACCGGGCGTTGCTCGACCTGGTGCCCACCGGACTGGGTCGGGGCAGCCTGCCGGAGAGCCGTCCGCACACTCCCGGGGTCCGCCACCGGCTCTCCCGCTTCGCCACCCTCCAGCACGAACAGGGCAGGTTGGTTGCCGCCTCACCGCTGAGCACCCTGGCCGTCGGCTGCGCCGACGTCGCCCTCGGCGCGGTGCTGGTCGCCGCCGTACCGGGCGTCGGACCCGACACGGTAGCCCGCATGCTCGGTGTGCGACCGGCGGCCGCCGGCCGGGTGCTCGACGAGTTGGCCACCGCCCGGATCCTGGTCACCGAAGCCGAGTTCGAGGCGGAGTGCGACGACGCGCCGCTGGCCTACTGGTCGCCCGAGGAACTGCGGCTGCACCACCGCTCCCGGGCGGGCCGACACGCGCTGCCGGTGGGGGGTACCTACCGGATGCGGGAACGCTTCGCACCGCAACCATTGCGCCGCCCCTACGACGGAGGCCGCGCGGTCGAGCTGCCGCTGCCGGATCTGGCGACGATCGCCAAGGTGGAGCCCGCCTTCAGTCAGGTCGTGGCGGAGCGGCGCAGCGTGCGCGAACACGACGACGGGGCACCGCTGCCGCTGGAGCGGCTGGCGGAGTTCCTGTACCGGTCGCAGCACACCAGCGCCGTCGGCGAGGCCGGCGGGCAGGAGGTCGGTCATCGGCCCTACCCGGGCGGCGGCGGGGTCTACGAGCTGGAGATCTACCCGCTGGTCGCGCGGTGCGCCGGGCTCGACCCCGGGCTCTACCACTACGACGCGGTGGGGCACCGGTTGGAGCCGGTCGCCGGCTGGGGGGCGGCCGCCGACCGGTTGCTGGCGTACGCCCGCGCGGCCGGCGCCATGCCCCGGCCACCGCAGACGGTCCTGGTGGTCACCGCCCGGGTCCAGCGGCTGATGTGGAAGTACGAAGGGATGAGCTACGCCATGATTCTCAAGGACGCGGGTGTGCTGACCCAGCAGATGTACCTCGTCGCCACCGCCATGGAGTTGGCGCCGTGCGCCCTCGGTGCCGGGGACTCCCAGGCCTTCGCCGAGTTGTCCGGGCTCGATCCGCTGGTCGAGCCGAGCGTGGCCGACTTCCTGCTCGGCTCGCGCCGCGCCGCCGGCCCGCCCGCGACGGGGGGTCGGCCATGA
- a CDS encoding HlyD family efflux transporter periplasmic adaptor subunit, whose product MKFRRQALRQLEAPEQLDRAVRLTTVPHWLATAALVIVVVAAGVWSVRTVVPRTVEAAGVLIHSNGISALDALDSGQVTKVWASPHQRVTKGTPLYSLRTMDGKVVVENAPGDAYVVAWLVSEGEIVTPGTHLADLERLDTAGDALQAVVYAPAVAAPLLQPGVPVEVAAAAAPRNVFGTLAGQVATVGAFPETEASLRAFLGTGPDVRRLLAHGSVIRVTVALEPDPAAPGGLRWTKTPPPFQLNSASEVTAWFTVDREHPIDWLLRR is encoded by the coding sequence ATGAAGTTCCGCCGGCAGGCGCTGCGCCAGTTGGAGGCCCCCGAGCAGTTGGACCGGGCGGTCCGGCTGACCACCGTGCCGCACTGGCTGGCCACCGCCGCACTGGTCATCGTCGTGGTCGCCGCGGGCGTCTGGTCGGTACGCACCGTGGTCCCCCGCACCGTCGAGGCCGCCGGAGTGCTGATCCACTCCAACGGGATCTCCGCCCTCGACGCGCTCGACAGTGGTCAGGTCACCAAGGTCTGGGCATCCCCACACCAGCGGGTCACCAAGGGCACTCCGCTCTACAGCCTGCGCACGATGGACGGCAAGGTGGTGGTGGAGAACGCGCCGGGTGACGCGTACGTCGTGGCCTGGCTGGTGTCGGAGGGGGAGATCGTCACCCCCGGTACGCACCTGGCCGACCTGGAACGGCTCGACACCGCGGGGGACGCGTTGCAGGCCGTCGTGTACGCGCCCGCCGTCGCCGCCCCGCTGCTGCAACCCGGAGTACCTGTCGAGGTGGCCGCCGCGGCGGCACCGCGCAACGTGTTCGGCACCCTGGCCGGTCAGGTGGCCACCGTCGGCGCGTTCCCGGAGACCGAGGCGTCGCTGCGCGCCTTCCTGGGCACCGGGCCGGACGTGCGGCGGCTGCTGGCGCACGGCAGCGTGATCCGGGTGACCGTCGCCCTGGAGCCGGACCCGGCCGCCCCGGGCGGTCTGCGCTGGACGAAGACTCCGCCGCCGTTCCAGCTCAACTCGGCCAGCGAGGTCACCGCCTGGTTCACAGTGGACCGGGAACACCCGATCGACTGGTTGCTGCGGCGATGA